The following coding sequences are from one Verrucosispora sp. WMMD573 window:
- a CDS encoding pentapeptide repeat-containing protein — protein MSDEGGQAGDELRADCARCFGLCCVAPAFAASADFALDKPAGQPCRNLGTDFGCTIHAELRDRGFPGCTVYDCFGAGQRVAQVVFGGRSWRDEPRRARQMFDVFAVMRPLHELLWLLTEALRLSPPADLRPGLAAALAETERLAGGDPGTLLALDVDAHRAAVNSLLSRTAELARARGGAGADLRGATLVGRDLRRTALRGANLRGASLVGADLRGVDLARADLTGADLRGADVRGADLSGALFLHRSQVDAARGDLRTRLPGRIDRPAHWSQLPLASPGASRRGRRR, from the coding sequence ATGTCCGACGAGGGTGGGCAGGCCGGCGACGAGCTGCGGGCCGACTGTGCCCGCTGCTTCGGCCTGTGCTGCGTCGCCCCCGCCTTCGCCGCGTCGGCCGACTTCGCGCTCGACAAGCCCGCCGGCCAGCCGTGCCGCAACCTGGGGACGGACTTCGGCTGCACCATCCACGCCGAGCTGCGCGATCGGGGTTTCCCCGGCTGCACCGTCTACGACTGCTTCGGCGCGGGTCAGCGGGTCGCCCAGGTCGTCTTCGGCGGGCGGAGCTGGCGCGACGAGCCGCGACGCGCCCGGCAGATGTTCGACGTGTTCGCGGTGATGCGCCCGCTGCACGAGCTGCTGTGGTTGCTCACCGAGGCGTTGCGGCTGAGTCCTCCAGCCGACCTGCGGCCGGGCCTGGCAGCCGCGCTCGCCGAGACCGAGCGGCTGGCCGGCGGCGACCCGGGAACGCTGCTCGCCCTCGATGTCGATGCGCATCGAGCGGCTGTCAACTCGCTGCTCTCGCGTACCGCCGAGTTGGCCCGCGCCCGGGGCGGAGCCGGCGCCGACCTGCGCGGCGCCACGCTGGTCGGCCGCGACCTGCGCCGCACCGCCCTGCGTGGGGCGAACCTGCGGGGCGCGTCGCTGGTCGGCGCCGACCTGCGCGGAGTGGACCTGGCCCGAGCCGACCTGACCGGCGCGGATCTGCGCGGAGCCGATGTGCGCGGGGCAGACCTGTCCGGTGCTCTCTTCCTGCACCGGTCGCAGGTCGATGCCGCCCGGGGCGACCTACGAACCCGGTTGCCGGGGCGGATCGACCGCCCGGCCCACTGGTCACAGCTGCCGCTCGCCTCGCCGGGAGCGTCGCGGCGCGGCCGGCGCCGCTGA
- a CDS encoding GNAT family N-acetyltransferase — protein MSGVVTDSQLLIRPAEPGDAEVLHRFIVELTEAEQYPGEVTAQPADVADALFGDRPVAEAVMAEIGGAPVGFALYYPTYSTVAGRPGIHLEDLYVRPEHRGDGVGRALLAHLARLAVARGCARLEWWVLRTNDPALRFYRRLHARTVDEIDVLRLDGPHLRALAADRHRSGVDQVLAQ, from the coding sequence GTGAGTGGAGTCGTGACCGACAGTCAGCTGCTGATCAGGCCGGCGGAGCCGGGCGACGCGGAGGTGTTGCACCGTTTCATCGTCGAGCTGACCGAGGCCGAGCAGTATCCCGGCGAGGTGACGGCGCAGCCGGCGGACGTGGCCGACGCCCTGTTCGGTGACCGGCCGGTGGCCGAGGCGGTGATGGCCGAGATCGGCGGCGCGCCTGTCGGTTTCGCGCTCTACTACCCCACCTACAGCACCGTGGCCGGCCGGCCCGGCATCCACCTTGAGGACCTGTACGTCCGGCCGGAACATCGCGGCGACGGCGTCGGTCGGGCGTTGCTGGCCCATCTGGCGAGGCTGGCCGTGGCCCGTGGCTGCGCCCGCCTGGAGTGGTGGGTGCTGCGTACCAACGATCCGGCGCTGCGCTTCTACCGACGGCTGCACGCCCGCACCGTCGACGAGATCGACGTGCTGCGGTTGGACGGGCCGCACCTGCGGGCACTCGCCGCCGACCGCCACCGGTCCGGGGTCGACCAGGTCCTGGCTCAGTGA
- the rnhA gene encoding ribonuclease HI, producing MVDETAGRVVRIWTDGACSGNPGPGGWGAVLRYGAHERELRGGEANPTTNNRMELTAAIEALESLTRPVTVELHTDSTYVRNGITSWLASWKRNGWLTAAKQPVKNADLWQRLETACVRHQITWLWVKGHNGHPENERADALANQGMNEARKAAAPVRR from the coding sequence ATGGTGGACGAGACGGCCGGCCGGGTGGTGCGGATCTGGACCGACGGGGCGTGCAGCGGCAACCCCGGTCCGGGTGGCTGGGGCGCGGTGCTGCGCTACGGCGCCCACGAGCGCGAGCTGCGCGGCGGGGAGGCGAACCCGACCACCAACAACCGGATGGAGCTGACCGCCGCCATCGAGGCGCTGGAGAGCCTGACCCGTCCGGTCACCGTCGAGCTGCACACCGACAGCACGTACGTGCGCAACGGCATCACCAGCTGGCTGGCTTCCTGGAAACGCAACGGTTGGTTGACCGCCGCCAAGCAGCCGGTGAAGAACGCAGACCTGTGGCAGCGGCTGGAGACGGCCTGCGTCCGGCACCAGATCACCTGGCTGTGGGTGAAGGGCCACAACGGGCACCCGGAGAACGAGCGGGCCGACGCGCTGGCCAACCAGGGCATGAACGAGGCGCGGAAGGCCGCCGCGCCAGTCCGCCGCTGA